The following are encoded together in the Adhaeribacter arboris genome:
- a CDS encoding helix-turn-helix transcriptional regulator produces MIYYTLPPAPELARYVRFFWVLESEASVSQPYIHRSMADGCAELIFHYKGQFNELVAADKTEKSFTAGLHGPSQTFRRFAIEQGFGIFGVYLYPFALTQLFSIPAVEVKNQMPDMASLLGAEGKDLEDKIMTAPDNNTRRQLLSGFLQKKLSKNYIKQPPPVFASIQAIIQNKGLLSVNQLAEQASLSPRQFERTFKTHSGFSPKLFSRIIRFQAALNEYGNQQKSLTQISYACGYYDQSHFIHDFKEFSGHHPRLYFSGQSAESAYRDG; encoded by the coding sequence ATGATTTATTATACTCTACCGCCCGCGCCCGAATTAGCCCGGTACGTCCGTTTTTTTTGGGTGTTGGAGAGTGAGGCTTCGGTTAGCCAGCCTTACATTCACCGGTCGATGGCGGACGGCTGCGCCGAATTAATTTTTCATTATAAAGGGCAGTTTAACGAATTAGTAGCCGCTGACAAAACAGAAAAATCTTTTACCGCCGGCTTACACGGGCCATCGCAAACGTTCCGGCGGTTTGCTATTGAGCAAGGCTTTGGCATTTTCGGGGTTTATTTGTACCCTTTTGCTTTAACCCAGCTTTTTTCTATTCCGGCCGTGGAAGTTAAAAACCAAATGCCCGATATGGCTAGCTTGCTGGGCGCCGAAGGTAAAGACCTGGAAGATAAAATAATGACGGCGCCGGATAATAATACCCGTAGGCAGCTTCTTTCCGGATTTCTGCAAAAAAAGTTAAGTAAAAATTATATAAAGCAACCGCCGCCGGTTTTTGCGAGCATTCAAGCTATTATTCAGAACAAAGGCTTACTGTCCGTAAACCAGTTAGCCGAACAAGCCAGCCTTTCTCCCCGGCAATTTGAACGTACTTTTAAAACGCATTCCGGTTTTAGCCCGAAGTTATTTTCCCGGATAATTCGTTTTCAGGCGGCCTTAAACGAATACGGCAACCAACAAAAATCCTTGACTCAAATTAGTTACGCCTGTGGTTATTACGACCAATCGCATTTTATTCACGATTTTAAAGAATTTTCGGGTCATCATCCCCGCCTCTATTTTTCGGGTCAATCCGCCGAAAGTGCTTACAGAGATGGCTGA